aggCCAAGGTGCAAGGAAGGTGAATAATGGACTTGCTACTGCAAAGCTAGTTACCAACAGAACTGGGCCCAGAACTAAACACACTGCTTCCAAAAGTATGTGTCATTCTAGGACAAGTAAACTGCAGGttcaagtttgaaaaaaaattaaaaaaaaaaataaggttgaAGAGATCAAACGGCTAATAGCCCTGCTTCAAATCTCACTTGAGTCAGTCTTTCTTTAAACTAACTGTATCTCTAATATTTAGATGTgcaaaatcaggaatgaaaatcATGACCTCCAGGGCTGCTAAGAAAAGACTTAATCAAGATCACGTAGATAAAAGCTCAGCATAATAAgaggggctcaataaatattatcgCCTCCTGTTTTCCCCAGATGCCAAGAGCCTGGATaagacagaaaaacattttaatgtgaaGTTGGCATTCAGATAGCCTCCCTCGGTGACCTGAACAAACTGTTTCCACCTAGAGTGTGATGATGACTCCCGCTGGGAAGAAAGCTCGAGCCCCCTCTAGTGGCCAGCACTGGTTATGGCTTCTGATTGCCTGCAATTGTTCCACCCTGGTCTGTTTGAGTACCCAAGACAGGTAGATTCAGGAGCCCTAGCTTCTCTTTCACCCTCACCTGCTGATGCTGCATACACATACAACAGTTTACTTGTGGGTTCCTCTTTTTTCATGGATTGTGATTTCTGTTCATTCCTGCTTCTTAAGGAGGAATGTGAGAAAGGTATGTGTGGGTGGCTACTCTAAAAAGAGCATACCACTCTACTTCTTTAGTAGAAGAAGGGCTGATTCTTTCATAAAGAAGTGGAGGGGCATGATGCAGGCCACTGGATAATGGCCTGCCAGTTTGCTATGTCAGTTCCAAAGAATTTTCAGACTTTAATGAAGACCTGTTAGGTCTACTATGTTTTCTAGGCTTGGAGGGAATGTAACCTGTGAGTTTTTTATTATTCACATTCTAAGCTAATGCATTAAAATGATTAACAGTTCCCATTACTCAAGGTAACAGGTATGCCTCGCATCTGATTTCCAACAAAAGGATGCTAAAGCTCTTCCTTCCCTTACATACGTCTTGTTGTGAATGTCAATGGCACAGAGGCAGCGAATCACTGATGAGAGCAGCGTCCAGATCCCAAAGGTCCGAGCTTGGAGGCCATTCACTGTGTAGCAGAAAAAAGCAAGAGTGTTCAGAAGGGGAGACTTGAGGTTCCTTCCAAACTCCTCCTATTTCACTGGTGGTTCATGGGAGATAGGGAGCTGGACCTGACCTCTCTGTGGCTGGGCAGGATGGAGGTCCTAGTGGCAACATGGGAACTAGAAGGAATAGAAGGAATTCCAGAATGAGAACTTCTCAGATTCTCTTCAAATGTCTACAGTTGGAAGGGAAGTTCCAAGAGTGGAAACCCACAAAGAGCCCAGTTAGGCAAATAACTCCTAGATATAGTAATTTACCCCTTTTGTCCTGGAAGCCTAGAGGGTCTGGATCAGGACAGGTTTTGGGGAACGTTGTAGAGACTGATCTGGAAATGCAAGATGCCCAGGAGGCCAGCAGACTTTCAAGGCTGATCCAGGAGAGAACTCAGAGATACTGGGGACCAATTTAGATGCCCATATATGGTCTTTAAGATATGTGAGTGCCTGGGTCTCTTCCTGCATCCAGATCTATGCTGTTGGATGAACCAATACCAGGTTGGTTTCCTGTGTGCATGGCAGTGGGACAAAGCACTGTTTCTTTGGTGTTTGCTGGGGGCATCCTGCTGTTGGTAGCTTTGTTCTGACATTGCTGTATTAAATATCTTGTCCTGAAAGTATAGGTCATATTCCACCATAACAGTGGTTCTTGACTTTGGGCATTTATTACAATCAACTGAGGtagttttataaaattacaaGGCCTGGGTACCAGACCAACTATATCGTATTCTCTGGAGGAGGGCCCCAGGCATAAGTATTTTCTAGAAACTCCCTGTTTGGGTAATTTAAATGCAAAACCATTGAGCTAAGGCATCCAGTGGCTCGGGGATGCCAAAACAGTGAAAGCAAAGATACTTCCTTTGCTGGTCTACTACCTGCTGAGTAAGATAAATTTTAAGGGACAAAATTGACAACTGAAAAGTCTACTAATGTTTACTTGGGCTTTAAGGATTTTTCCAGCCTTTGGAAAATCAGACAGCTCTCCCAAATTCACAATACTGAAGACCATTAGATGGTAGTGAGAAAAAATTCCATATGCCAACCAAATATCTAGCATTAGCCCTGGATAGCTATATTCTTTATAAACCAATTTGATAATGAGAAGACTAAGGACGTTTCTCTAGTTAAGAGTACTCAACCAGCCCTAACCAGATTAGGTATGAGGTGAAATTCTGTGGGACACTTTAGAGCACTGCTACTTTCAGAAGAGTACCATGAAGGCCCCTAGATCACAAGGGAGATGGCAGCCTCAGCTTCCGTGCTggctgaacacacacacacacacacacacacacacacacacacacacacacataaagttcTGCTCAGCTATATGCCTTTAAGTCACATGACCTCTGGACCTCTTTGCCTCAACTTTAAACTCAAAGGGCTAGACCAGATGACCTCTAAAAATGTGTGAATCTATATAGGGTTCCATGACCACCTGAGGGCAGCATTTGAAGGTGAAAAGATGGAATTATTCTGCTCACTTTCCCAGGTTCTTTACTCTTATTATATTTGAGCTTTCTTAAAATGAGCCTTAGCctacttaatttcattttatactcAGACACTGCAGAAAAACGAGCTAGGTCAGAGCCTGAATCTGGGTTAGCTATAAATGTGACACAGAATTGTCATCTGCTGTGAAACAGTGCTGCAGCTTAAACTACCCCACACATCAGCGTGATGAAGTGGAAGCTGAAATGGACACTCTCAGTAGAGAGGCTCAGGAAGCCAGGAAAGGCTGCCATGGGCCTTCTTAAGTTTCATTTTGGGAGACCAACTTGAAGGGATTTTAAATACCTTCTCAGGGACTATGTCACGGAAGACCTTGAATTAATAACTCTCCATCTGTAACATGGAATATGAGTCATGTAAGCCCCAGAATCATGTAAACCTGATTCTGAAGAGGGCTTTGAGATATATGTAAAGCTTCTTTATGGCTTTCTTGTCAGGCATCACAGAGTCACCAAGTAAGTCTATTTCCTCACTTGCCcttataatgcttttttttttttttttttaaatacatgaattGCCCAGGGCAGTGTAAAATCAATGAAAAGTATTCAGAGAAGCTTGGGGGAAAAAGGGTCAAGTGCTCACCACAAAGTCTATTACTCCAGTAGCTGCCAAAGGCTAGCTAAGgcagcatcagaatcatctgggaaGTGTTTTAGCAACTGGATTCCTGAGCTCCACCCAGGTTCAATAAATAGGTTTGGTGAGGGAAATGGGTACCTGTGTTTGTTGACGTTTCCTAGGTTACTCTGATGTACAGCCTGGTTTGGGAACCACAGCATAGGGCCAGTCCTATAAGTCCTATAAAGGATGCAGAAATTCTTTGATTTCTTACCAAGGTTTGGCTTGCCAGTGTAGAGCTTTTCATAGAGAAAAGTGTGGTCTCGGAAGCTCTGCAGCGTGTTCCCCATGGCTATGATGGACACCATAACCAGCCAACTTCTTAACACATTCAGGAAACGGCTCATGACTCCCCTCAAACGTGGGAGGGCTTTTTGCCTTGGAAACAAAGGCAGAGGACATGAGACAATGAGGGCCAGTCTATGTTAACCATaagcaggaagggaggaagaatgaAGCAggccaaaaaaagaaattcagtcaCACTAATAGTGGTGAATGAACAGTATACTTTGCAATAAGTGGCACAGTACTTATCCTTGTCTAAGCAATTTCTCCAAAATATTACCCTAAATCAGAACTCCTTTTTCTGGGTTGGAATCAGTCCTCTATCTTTACTTCTATACCTTCATGTTTTCATGCCATTCCTTCGTAATGCAAATAGCTCAAAGGCGATTATAACTATACTCACAGACACCTGCCTGGCTATTGATGACGGATTCTTCCAAGTGTATGGAACTTTATAAATTTGAGTAGGACTTATGGTGTGAGGTCACTATTTACATCCCTAGGTTTTCTGGACTCTGGTTCTCAGGTATACCATGCTCCATAAACTAGAAGAACaatctaaaagttaaaaataaactgcTGTGTGTCAACTccaaataaaatcctaagcccatCACGGACTGAACAGAGCCCCTCTTGGCCTAGGGGACCCCAGAAAAATCCTAAAACTGAGCTCCTGGCCATGACAAGATGGGAGGTCTGACATGCCCTGTTATATTCGTTGTGTTTTCAGGTTTAGAGACAGCAACTTACCAGCATTAaagttaaaatagagatcataagaatGACACAACAGATTCTTTgtgcaataagataccaaattataaacaagacctaaggccatgccaggcaagggttaagtTACACACTCctacatttaaagaataaaagttatattctgccacaaggttttttttttctccagcagcTAGATGAACACTGGCCTTgagataagcaatattaaaacaattgcAGCTCATCCAGCTCACAGAGGCTGACTACCTGACCCCTGTTCCACCAGTTGTAACTAcagctttgattggacaagagactgatttcagtaatttTCTCCAGATAAGACCACCAACCGTGGACTGCTCCTGGCCAGTTTAGCAGGATCACACACTTGAGTGTCTTGGTGTCCTGAAAAGACTTTTTGACGTATAGAGCCTAGGTGTGATAGACTTAAATGTTAGGTCTCCACTCCAAAGTGAACAGGGTTCATATGTGGTTACATATGTTTGTTCAATATGCATGTGTCAGGACAACCTTCAGGAATATTCACAGCTCCTCCTGTAACCTGTCGAATGTGTATGTTTAGCAAACCTGTTCAGCATGAAGCTCTACCCCAAACCCTTCTCCTTCAAAGTAACTGTCTCTGGTCTTGGTGGGAGGCACTCTTCCCTGTTGGGTGGCTGTAACCCTTTGCAAGAGATAaagcctcttttccttttttccaaatttataaattgtGTGTGTTTAAGTTAACGTGTGAGTTTAGGACTAGTAAGAAAATTATATAGCGAAGGAAACAGCAATCTTGGTGTTGGGTTGCAAGAAAATAATAGGTTTCAGTCATTGAGCACTTACACCGTGAACTGTGCCAAGCACCTAACATATATTaccatttaatctttacaatgaGGTAAGCAGGCACTATTAATatttccatcttacagatgagggttggaacagagaggttaaacaagtttcttaaggtcacacagcaaagttGGCAGAGCTGAGATAAGAATCATGGTCTGCTGGACTGCTGCAGTGCTACCTCATTGTTTGAGACTATTTTAATGAAGTTCccattttttgagaaagaaaagcataCCATATCCACTTTTGTCTTCAAGTTGTATGGAAAATACAATTAGATtacatactttttgttttttaatttattatttatttatttatttttttgagacagggtcttgctctgtcacacaggctggaatgcagtggcatagtcatggctcattgcagccttgaaatcaaaggcttaagtgatcctcctacctcaacctctccacttgggctcaactgatccactcaccttggcctcgcctcccaaatgctgggattacaggtgtgagctacagcacccagcctttttttttttttttttaaggcttagTTCAACTCTTGTTGAGTAGTAATTTCAGTTAGTCTGatttaaataaaaccaaaatagataaataatctAATAATGGAATGACTTTTTCCCatcctcattattattttcttggtcCACGGTTTATCTGTTGTCAGGTTAACCTCTTGGGCCTGAAGTGGTAATAAACTAACAGGCTTTCTTTGTCACTTTGGCAATACAAGTTTCGGTATTGTTCTCTGCTACCCAGTGGGACAGATATTAAAGTCAGCAATGGCCCAAGACAGTGTGAAACACCGCCGCCCCCCCCCGCCAACTCCCCGCCCCAAACAAGCAATAAAGAGATCTAGAGAAGGAAGGGTGAATTGATGAGCCCTTCAGGGAGAGCTGGATCACAAAGGTGGTCTCTGTCGAAGATCAGAGAGACTGAGGGTCTACTGGACATCACAGGCCATTATCATTTGGGCCAAGATCCACCCATCCTCTTtattttctcactctctctcaagAGGAGACTCCTCCGGGGTTTAGAAAAGCTGCATGGATGCACCTCTCCACTTTTCTGCACAAGTATGCCTTCCATTTCACAGAAGTGTTATCTGTTAGAAATCCCAACAGATAGCTGATGAGGACAGAGCCTGAGCACTTCTGAATTGCTCTGCCAATTTCTCAACCTAATTTCCCTAAAGCTTAAGGGCCTCTTAGAGTGTATACAACATCTATTTCCAAATTttgtcctggccctggcccagccCAGCCAAGCCCAGCCCAGCATAGGTGTGCTGTTAAAACTTAATCAGGAGAAAGGGATTCTTATCCTGGCCCTaccacttagtagctgtgtgaccctgggtaaGTCATTTACACTTTTCagtctcggtttcctcatctgcaaaatggagatagaAATATCAACCCGAAGGGCTATTGTAAGAATTATATGACAAAAAGTGAAGGCTCTTTGTACAGTGCTAGGCTCATAGTGGCTGCTCATTCGCTCATCCATTCCTTCGTTCCTTGAATTCACCAAGCCTTCTCCATCTTCCTAGCTCCCCCTTGTCATCGCCTCTCGAAACCTTTTCCCCCCAAAAGGTTGCCTTCCAGTTATCTTCCTTCCATCCCACCTCCATTTTTCCAGACTCTCCGGATCCTCTCAATCAGAAGCAACACAGACACCTACATCCCTCTTCTCCCCCATATTCTCCTTACCTGGCGACCGGGCCCCCAGcacagcagtggcagcagcagccgCTGCCGCAAACAAGCTCCCCCAGGACAGCTCCAGCCCGGAGTCCACCTGAGCCATTTGTCCCCGCCCCCTCCCTCAGCCCTGCTCCAGGATTGGGCCGTTTCCGTCAGTACTCTCTCTGATTGGCTGTCCCGGTTTCGCCCGAGCAGGAGATGGGGAGTGAACCCCTTTACTGCCAATCAGCGGTTGCCGCTGCCTAAGCCTCTCCCCAGGTACGCCGCTCACGCCGTAAGCCCTCCTGTTGGACCTAGCGGAACTCCGGGTTTGGAGTCAACCTCTTAGGGGCGGAGAAAAAAAcagcggaaaaaaaaaaaaaaaagaagactcccTTCAGCTGAGGGCAGGGCTCTGCGCCCGCGCTGCGCGGCGGTGACGACATTCGCCCGCGTCCGCAGCTGAGCGTTATGAGCGCCTGCGCAGTGGCTCCGAGCGGGCGGTTGCTTGTTGGTTGTTGTAGTAACCGGGGAAGCAGCCGTCGGCGGCTGCCCTGAGCCttcctggggaaggaggagggaggtagGCGCAGAGCGCGGTCCACGCCTGCTCGCCCCGAACCATGGGAAGATGAGACAGGTAAACGCCTGCGCCCGCGCGCTTCCCTACCCTAGGGAGGAGCATTCCCGGGTCCGGGCTGGCGCCTGCAGCAGGACTTCCCGCTCAGAGCCCGGGAGTAGCTGTTGGCTTCCGGGCGCGCCGCGTTGAATCGCGGCTGCGGGGTCGTCCCGTCCTTCCCGGGGGGAGCATCTGCGGACCTACGTGGGATTGGGGtgagctgggggtggggctgagaaGCAGATTCCTTTCGGGAGAGGAGTCTCCTTAGGTGAGTATCTCTACTCTTCTTCCGATAGACCTGTTTCTCCCCGCTCTGCAGGCAGCCTAGGAGAGGTTGGCATCCCTTCCCgtttggaggttttgtttgtttaaacttAAAGGgcttcccagcattttgggaaagaTCAAGAAATCCCGTTGAGAATCCCCTGAAGAAAGCCATTGAAGTTGTTAGACATTGCCTATTGCGCCGAAGATCTTTGATCATTATCggggtctgttttttttttgtcttatttacaGTCTCATCGTATTTATGAATGCATGGAAAAGTTAAGAAGGATTGACAGCAAGTAATTATCGCTGAGTAATTTGGGATTATGGTCATTTaaacatgtttcttttatttgtagTTCCTATTTCTTCTTCTGACACACACAACGAACATGTActtttttactttagaaaaaatattttaagttagaaATGCAGTGTTGGAAATTTCCTAATTTCATCGTCTATTTGAGAGTCGTACCAAACTTTGTGATTTTTaggaagaataatttttaagagtggaAGGgcattcctcccctcccccacctatTTATATGGACCTTTGATTCAAGAGAATATATTCATCTTTCGGTTcattgttgaatttattttactGGAAACATGATGGCATCTTGTCAGCGTGCTTGTCATAGAGTCTAAATAAATGTTGGcaggggttttttgttgtttttttttttttgagacggagttcactcttgttgcccaggctggagtgcaatggcgcgatcttggctcaccgcaacctccgcctcccgggttcaagcgattctcctccctcagcctcccgagtagctgggattacaggcatgagccagcacacccggctaattttttgtattttttttttttttttttagtaaagacggggtttctccatgttagtcaggctggtctcgaactcccgacctcaggtgatccgcccgccttggcctcccaaagtactgggattacaggcgtgagccaccctgcccggcctgcAAGGGTCTTAAACcttgagtttttatttatttatttttaacccagGCCAGGTTTGTCTAGCAAGGAATATATGTTTTAGGGAATCAGTCACCTGCCTCAAACTGAGTGAAAGTGAGGAGTCTATCCTTTTGGTGCATATTCGATTTAGTAAATAATGAGAAACTCAAACTTAGTAACAGCTCTTCAAATATATAGAGCACAGActgtatgtttgaaaaaaatcttgatttttgTGGCATATTGAGGCACATATTGAGGCACATTCCATATGTTATGGAAAGTAAACTTCTAGAGGTTGAGCACTGTTTAGGAATATAGTCATTTTCATTACTTAGATTATCAGCAATAACCAATAAATAGACAACTGCATTGTGTTTCAGGTCAATTGATCCAATCAAGTTGATTTCTTGCAGGAATCTGTGCCATCCAAATTGCTTGATCCAGTGAATCTGCTAGGAAAGGTCTCTGAGGCCCCCGTCTGCTGACTGCATGACAAACCCTAAAGGAAATGCCAATCGTGATGGCCCGGGACCTGGAGGAAACAGCATCATCCTCAGAGGATGAGGAGGTCATAAGTCAAGAGTAAGTAATAGCAAGCCTGCTTTCAACCTGTGCTTTGTACTCTTTCACTTATATACTCTTATATACTGTTTTACTATATACTCTTCTCTTTTACTTATGTACTCTTTTATCTAGTGTCATTCCTTGGGGATTATCTAACTCTGGTTTTAGCTTCTATCCATAATGTCATTTAAGGTCTTGTTACTCAGTCCCTATCAGCTATGAGAAATGAGATAAGGCTCTCTTTCTGGGCCCATAAGTGAACATCAGCTCTAGATGTTGTAAAATGCAAGTAGTAGCTCTTGGTGAACTCTTGCTCAGAACTCCCAACAgaagattttgaaatgtttaagtATTGAAGAAAAGCATGTCCAAACTCTACAACATTAGTTACGTTTGCTAATTTTCTCAAAAGCCTTTACAATGATAAAATGGTGGTAATATAGAGAGGTCAGGTAACTTACCATAGTAACTCTGAGGCAGGATATTAGAGTTCTATAGCCTGTGTTGTGTCCATTGACCCACACTGCTTTCCTGAGTTCTTTTAGTTAAGAGTCCAATTTCATGATTACTGGATCATCACAATAAGAATGAATAATAGCTAGGtgtgttggcttatgcctgtaatcccagcactttgggtagccgaggtgagcggatcacctgaggtcaggagttcaagaccagcctggccaacatggtgaaaccccatctctactaaaaaaacagaaattagctgggcgtgatggtgggtatctgtaatctcagctactcgggaggctgagacaggagaatggcttgaacctgggaggtggaggttgcagtgagctgagatctcaccattgcactccagcccgggcaacaagagcaaacctccatctcaaaaaaaaaaaaaagaatgataatgaTAAATATAGCTACTACAGATGACGATAAAGGCTTTATCTCATCTATATcttatatctttttaaatctgaaggtgttattattttcacttttttaaactCAGTCTTATCAGGAAATTTCCTCAGTGACCCATAGAGAGTAAGTGATGCATTGAGATTTGGACTTAGCTTTTCTGGATTTTGATCACTTTGCTCTTTTGCCTCCTTTAATTATTGCTTGACACAGAGTAAAGAGAGAATCTGGTTTAAaggtaaaattcatttttaagattCTCCCTGAGTCCTTTTGGATATGTGTGTGCTATGTAACctgaaaaatagagataatatctCCCAGGCTATTTTGTAGGGGTCTGGTTAGACTCAAATAGCATAATGTATGTGAAATTACTTTGTAAGTGCTATACAAATGTAAGGCATTATTTTTACTGGTTTTAATATTGAATTTATGGTGGGCTTCTTGTAAGATACAAGATTActtgtaatttgaaaaaaattgttgaagCATTAAGAAAGCTTTGAGGAAACGTTTCTTATCACTGTTAGGTCATAGAAACTAATAGAGATTTGAAAGTATATTTGGGTCATTCTTGTTCAGGATAATTAAATGGATAATTCCCTCTGGTTACTTTCCCTTCTTCTGACTTTTTGCTTTCGGTGTGCTGCCTCTTACCCATTTCATAAAACTTTTAACTTCTGCTGCAAGTATCAGTCTTTCCCTTTTTAAAGGTTGTTCTTTTACTCCATTACTGTCTCTCTTATTAGTGGGTTTACAGATTGGGCCTGACAAATGTTAGATTGAACTATATGAAACTGCCATTTTGGTAGGTCAGAAACAGTCAAATACTGACGATTGCAGATAGTTTGACCTAATATTATAGTAGGTACTTAGTAAATTCTTGCTGACTGAATAAcgaaatgaaggaataaatgaaggctTTATACTTTACATTACCTTAGATCAGAGTTGTTAACTTTTTTATGCCATGGATTCCTTaccagaataatgtttttaaggcttaaaataaaatacatattattacaAAGAGTACTAATTACATTCAAATGCAGTTATTAAAACACATTTGTAACATAGTAATATGTGCTGTTTTACTAATACATTAAATAATAAGATCATTTCAAATCTGGGaaagttaaattttgttttctaaagacAACAACATGAAGActgtttttgtttagtttgtgTAAGATCAGTACACTGGGAGGGTGGCCTTTGATTAACAATCATAGGTCGGGGGTACTGGGAAGCAGCATAGATGTCTGGGTCACCAGTGTGAGGTGTCATCATTTAGTGACTGAATGATTATTAGGAGGAGAGTTGCCCAATTGTTGTCCAAC
This genomic stretch from Homo sapiens chromosome 14, GRCh38.p14 Primary Assembly harbors:
- the ERG28 gene encoding ergosterol biosynthetic protein 28 homolog, with protein sequence MSRFLNVLRSWLVMVSIIAMGNTLQSFRDHTFLYEKLYTGKPNLVNGLQARTFGIWTLLSSVIRCLCAIDIHNKTLYHITLWTFLLALGHFLSELFVYGTAAPTIGVLAPLMVASFSILGMLVGLRYLEVEPVSRQKKRN